One genomic segment of Caldilineales bacterium includes these proteins:
- a CDS encoding GTP-binding protein: MEVIQRKVCLLGDFAVGKTSLARRYVYNKFETDYLATIGVHVSRKEVTLAAAGKRVVLVLWDLAGGETFSQMEASYYRGGAGALLVADVLRPDTFSLLNTYATSFTQINRHAALVFACNKIDLAPDPAPYERRLQELAARWKAPYFLTSALNGAQVEAAFQSLAQSLLAPQA, encoded by the coding sequence ATGGAAGTTATTCAACGCAAGGTCTGTCTGCTGGGCGATTTTGCCGTCGGCAAGACCAGCCTTGCCCGGCGTTATGTCTACAACAAGTTCGAGACCGACTACCTGGCGACGATCGGCGTCCACGTCAGCCGCAAAGAGGTGACGCTGGCCGCGGCGGGCAAGCGGGTCGTGCTGGTGTTGTGGGACCTGGCCGGCGGCGAGACCTTCAGCCAGATGGAGGCGTCCTACTATCGCGGGGGCGCCGGCGCCCTGCTGGTGGCCGATGTGCTCCGCCCCGACACCTTCAGCCTCCTCAATACCTACGCCACCAGCTTCACCCAGATCAACCGCCACGCCGCCCTGGTCTTCGCCTGCAACAAGATCGATCTGGCGCCTGACCCGGCGCCCTACGAACGCCGGCTGCAGGAATTGGCGGCCCGCTGGAAAGCGCCCTATTTCCTCACCAGCGCCCTCAATGGCGCCCAGGTCGAAGCGGCCTTCCAGTCGCTGGCGCAGTCGCTGCTTGCACCTCAGGCATGA
- a CDS encoding radical SAM protein: protein MVLLLNPPSPADAVANREGVAGFGALSTGFAYPPQTLAVVVAACRQAGLGAAVLDAVGERLDWAATVARIQVAAPALLAVLSSHTTLAADCAALGGLRHAFPGLPTVAIGAGARFDADRLLAAGASHVLLGDPDLALARLAAAPLPPPGPVRVRDLLPHQHNHAGLVRDPGLLPRPAWDAVPWSQYGFLTLSTARGCDDGCTFCAYMAVQGRSFRPRPAAEVVDEMLWLQDVFHPRRIMVRDLVFAADRDRALTIARQLAAAGFRTAWECESRPEHFDPTLLKQMAQAGCTVIKLGIETTDPELLVKLERIAAVQEAAPYLAYTRRVIADARRYGIRTRVFVLAGLPGQTAAHTAATVAFLRQARPDFVHSRPYTSFPHVPLGPAPSSPDLDEQLRSLEAVAAECQTRSARPSLLRRWLK from the coding sequence ATGGTGCTCTTGCTCAACCCTCCCTCTCCAGCCGACGCCGTTGCCAACCGCGAGGGCGTGGCGGGTTTTGGCGCCCTCTCGACCGGCTTTGCCTACCCGCCCCAGACGCTGGCCGTGGTCGTCGCCGCCTGCCGCCAGGCCGGGTTGGGGGCGGCGGTGTTGGATGCAGTTGGTGAACGCCTTGATTGGGCGGCGACGGTCGCCCGGATTCAGGTCGCGGCGCCGGCGCTGTTGGCCGTTCTGTCCAGCCACACCACGCTGGCGGCCGACTGCGCCGCCCTGGGTGGGCTGCGCCATGCTTTCCCCGGCCTGCCCACGGTCGCCATCGGCGCCGGCGCCCGTTTCGACGCCGATCGGCTGCTGGCGGCGGGGGCATCACACGTCCTGTTGGGCGACCCTGACCTGGCCCTGGCCCGGCTGGCCGCGGCGCCCCTGCCCCCGCCCGGCCCCGTGCGCGTGCGCGACCTGCTCCCCCACCAGCACAATCATGCCGGCCTGGTGCGCGACCCCGGCCTCTTGCCTCGCCCGGCCTGGGACGCCGTCCCCTGGTCACAGTACGGCTTCCTCACCCTTTCCACCGCCCGCGGCTGCGATGATGGCTGCACCTTCTGCGCCTATATGGCCGTGCAGGGGCGCTCGTTTCGACCCCGGCCGGCGGCCGAGGTGGTGGACGAGATGCTGTGGTTGCAAGACGTCTTTCATCCGCGCCGGATCATGGTGCGCGACCTGGTTTTTGCCGCCGACCGCGACCGCGCTCTGACCATCGCCCGCCAGCTGGCCGCCGCTGGCTTTCGCACCGCCTGGGAATGCGAATCGCGGCCGGAACATTTCGACCCGACGTTGCTCAAACAGATGGCGCAGGCCGGTTGTACAGTGATCAAGCTGGGGATCGAGACCACCGACCCCGAGCTGCTGGTCAAACTCGAACGCATCGCCGCCGTCCAGGAAGCCGCTCCCTACCTGGCCTATACCCGCCGCGTCATCGCTGACGCCCGCCGCTACGGCATTCGCACCCGCGTTTTCGTCCTCGCCGGGCTGCCCGGTCAGACGGCCGCACACACCGCCGCCACGGTCGCTTTCCTGCGCCAGGCCCGGCCCGATTTCGTCCACTCGCGCCCCTACACCTCCTTTCCCCATGTCCCCCTCGGCCCGGCCCCATCCTCGCCCGACCTGGACGAACAACTGCGCAGCCTCGAAGCCGTCGCCGCCGAATGCCAAACCCGCTCTGCTCGCCCTTCCCTCCTCCGCCGCTGGCTGAAATGA
- a CDS encoding VWA domain-containing protein, with protein MPHLLPNLVRFVRLLRGAGIAVTPAQAADLAAGLSYVDVERREDVKNAARAVLVSRREQMALFDLAFDLFWRADAQRPPATAGDWRRLEQQLRSNRRPLAGPSQAGLQAIDQEPFEAVTGEYSAIETLRHKRFDDLIADEMALVNRLIRAMPWQLPPRRTRRQSPASHGAQLDWRRTLRRSWRFGGEAMTLRWRKRQTKPRPLVVLCDVSGSMERYSRVLLQFIYAVGRGRSPIEAFVFSTRLSRITTHLRRQSLNHALAAVSAQASDMGGGTQIGQALKSFNQAWARRVLGRGAIVVLISDGWDRGDPEEMRRQMDRLQRSSHRLIWLNPLLGSPGYQPLTRGMQAALPFVDHFLPIHNLHSLEQLAALFDGDNLR; from the coding sequence ATGCCCCACCTCCTCCCCAACCTCGTCCGCTTTGTCCGCTTGCTGCGCGGGGCCGGCATCGCGGTCACGCCGGCGCAGGCGGCCGACCTGGCCGCGGGGCTGAGCTATGTCGATGTCGAACGCCGCGAGGATGTGAAAAACGCGGCGCGGGCCGTGTTGGTCAGCCGGCGCGAGCAGATGGCGCTGTTCGACCTGGCCTTCGACCTTTTCTGGCGGGCAGACGCACAGCGCCCACCGGCCACGGCGGGCGACTGGCGGCGGTTGGAACAGCAACTGCGGTCGAACCGTCGTCCACTGGCCGGGCCGAGCCAGGCCGGGCTTCAAGCCATCGACCAGGAGCCGTTCGAGGCGGTGACGGGCGAATACAGCGCCATCGAAACCCTGCGCCACAAACGTTTCGACGACCTGATCGCCGATGAAATGGCCCTTGTCAACCGGCTGATCCGGGCCATGCCCTGGCAGTTGCCCCCGCGCCGCACCCGGCGCCAATCCCCCGCCTCTCACGGCGCCCAGTTGGATTGGCGGCGAACGCTGCGCCGCAGTTGGCGTTTTGGCGGCGAAGCGATGACCCTGCGCTGGCGAAAACGGCAGACCAAGCCCCGACCTTTGGTCGTCCTCTGCGATGTCAGCGGTTCGATGGAGCGATACAGCCGGGTGCTGCTGCAATTCATCTACGCGGTGGGCCGCGGTCGCAGCCCCATCGAAGCCTTCGTTTTCAGCACCCGGCTCAGCCGCATCACCACCCATCTCCGCCGCCAGAGTCTGAACCACGCCCTGGCTGCGGTGAGCGCCCAGGCCAGCGACATGGGCGGCGGCACCCAGATCGGACAGGCTCTGAAGAGCTTCAACCAGGCCTGGGCCAGGCGGGTGCTGGGCCGTGGGGCCATCGTCGTCCTCATCAGCGATGGCTGGGACAGAGGCGACCCGGAGGAAATGCGCCGCCAGATGGATCGCTTGCAACGCAGCAGCCACCGCCTCATCTGGCTCAACCCGCTCCTCGGCTCACCCGGCTACCAGCCCCTGACCAGGGGGATGCAGGCCGCCCTCCCCTTTGTCGATCACTTCCTGCCCATCCACAATCTGCACAGCCTGGAACAACTGGCCGCCCTCTTCGACGGCGACAACCTTCGCTGA
- a CDS encoding XdhC family protein gives MHDLLPTITRWQNEGKGVALATVVQVYGSAPRPLGAKMAVSSLGEMAGSVSGGCVEGAVAQESLAVIAQGQPRLLSYGIADEWAQGVGLACGGVIEVFVERIS, from the coding sequence ATGCACGATCTCCTCCCCACCATCACACGCTGGCAAAATGAAGGCAAAGGCGTCGCCCTGGCCACCGTCGTCCAGGTCTACGGCTCGGCCCCGCGCCCGTTGGGGGCCAAGATGGCGGTCTCGTCATTGGGCGAGATGGCCGGCTCGGTCAGCGGCGGCTGCGTCGAAGGCGCCGTCGCCCAGGAATCGTTGGCGGTCATCGCCCAGGGTCAGCCGCGTCTGCTTTCCTACGGCATCGCCGACGAGTGGGCCCAGGGCGTGGGCCTGGCCTGCGGCGGCGTGATCGAAGTCTTCGTGGAGCGCATTTCATGA
- a CDS encoding aminotransferase class V-fold PLP-dependent enzyme, producing MTMPSFDSALAAFLSAFPAYGRTQVVDDLRQREFRRLEAGDHVYLDYTGGCLYPASLVQQHADLLQRLVLGNPHSQNPTSLAATHLVEQARADVLAFFGADPDDYVVIFTANASGALKLVAESYPFAPGGSFILVADNHNSVHGIREFARAGGAAITYIPLDPISLRAPDPAPYLEMAPATGPRLFAFPAQSNFSGVQHPLAWVELARARGFDVLLDAAAFVPTNRLDLSRLRPDFVPVSFYKMFGYPTGVGALIARRAALARLRRPWFAGGTVQMVSTKADLHILAEGAAAFEEGTVNYLGLPAISNGLRLLDEIGIETIHDRVMALVGYLLTGMAALRHGNGAPLVQLYGPGNTEQRGGTIAFNLRDPGGVLFAYQQVEAEANTAAISIRSGCFCNPGAGEYSLTYSAEQMRGCVEQAMAGGAFDLARFHDCLAGPEGGKATGAVRASVGLASNFADGRRFLDFLAGFRDRRAEAVADRLTCA from the coding sequence ATGACCATGCCCTCGTTCGATTCGGCCCTGGCGGCCTTTCTCTCCGCTTTCCCGGCCTACGGCCGCACCCAGGTCGTGGACGACCTGCGGCAGCGGGAGTTCCGGCGGCTGGAGGCGGGCGACCATGTCTATCTGGACTACACCGGTGGCTGCCTCTATCCGGCCAGCCTGGTGCAGCAACACGCCGACCTCTTGCAGCGGCTGGTGCTGGGCAACCCGCACTCGCAAAATCCGACCTCATTGGCTGCCACCCACCTGGTCGAGCAGGCCCGCGCCGATGTGCTGGCATTCTTCGGCGCCGACCCCGACGACTACGTGGTCATCTTCACGGCCAATGCCAGCGGCGCCCTGAAACTGGTGGCCGAAAGCTATCCCTTTGCGCCCGGCGGCAGCTTCATCCTGGTGGCCGACAACCACAACTCGGTGCATGGCATCCGCGAATTCGCCCGCGCCGGCGGCGCCGCCATCACCTACATCCCGCTCGACCCCATCAGCCTGCGCGCCCCCGACCCCGCCCCCTATCTGGAGATGGCGCCGGCGACCGGCCCGCGGCTGTTTGCCTTCCCCGCCCAGTCCAACTTCTCCGGCGTCCAGCACCCGCTGGCATGGGTGGAACTGGCGCGGGCGCGCGGCTTCGACGTCCTCCTGGATGCAGCCGCCTTCGTCCCCACCAACCGCCTGGATCTGAGCCGGCTGCGCCCGGATTTCGTCCCCGTCTCCTTCTACAAGATGTTCGGCTACCCCACCGGCGTCGGCGCCCTCATCGCCCGGCGCGCGGCCCTGGCCCGGTTGCGCCGGCCCTGGTTTGCGGGCGGCACCGTGCAGATGGTCTCGACCAAAGCCGACCTCCACATCCTGGCCGAGGGAGCGGCAGCCTTCGAGGAGGGGACGGTCAACTACCTGGGGCTGCCGGCCATCAGCAACGGGCTGCGCCTGCTCGACGAGATCGGCATCGAAACGATCCACGACCGGGTCATGGCCCTGGTGGGCTATCTGCTAACCGGGATGGCGGCCCTGCGCCACGGCAACGGCGCCCCGCTGGTGCAGCTCTATGGCCCAGGCAACACCGAACAACGCGGGGGGACGATCGCCTTCAACCTGCGCGACCCTGGCGGCGTTCTCTTTGCCTACCAGCAAGTCGAGGCCGAGGCCAACACCGCCGCCATCTCCATTCGCTCTGGCTGCTTCTGCAACCCCGGCGCCGGCGAATACAGCCTGACCTATTCGGCCGAGCAGATGCGCGGGTGTGTGGAGCAGGCGATGGCGGGCGGGGCCTTCGATCTGGCCCGTTTCCACGACTGTCTGGCTGGGCCAGAGGGCGGCAAGGCCACCGGCGCCGTGCGGGCCTCGGTGGGATTGGCGAGCAATTTCGCCGATGGGCGCCGTTTTCTCGACTTCCTGGCCGGTTTCAGAGATCGCCGGGCCGAAGCGGTCGCCGACCGTCTGACCTGCGCCTGA
- a CDS encoding cell wall-active antibiotics response protein, with protein sequence MPTRQRLSKLIGPLMLIILGLLLLFYNLGVIDATLWDFIFGLWPLLVMAAAVSMLLGGGSLFFPLALIAFAAGFLIDNLGLVEWEMWETLGRLWPLLLVAVGLDVLVLSRLRRQETHSEEILLAPEGAASARVKLAMGIGRMRLQAGQSDGALASGSAQMGPDESLKQSVRLHRSEARVKIEQSIPWHYFFTGGWLGERHWHLNLNPALPMRLDIDGGLGDRTLDLRSLNLTRLEVDGGIGALTLTLPAQGQLQAEIEGGIGDKTVFIPAGVGARIQIDSGLGSRQVRGAFNQQGNVYVTPDAATAPNHLDLKIDHGLGSLTIVQMAAEPAAAMR encoded by the coding sequence ATGCCAACTCGTCAACGTCTCAGCAAGCTCATCGGCCCGCTCATGCTCATCATCCTGGGCCTCCTGCTCCTGTTCTATAACCTGGGCGTCATCGACGCCACGCTCTGGGACTTCATTTTTGGGCTGTGGCCGCTGCTGGTGATGGCGGCAGCCGTCAGTATGCTGCTGGGTGGCGGCAGCCTGTTCTTCCCCCTCGCCCTCATCGCCTTTGCCGCCGGCTTCCTGATCGACAATCTCGGTCTGGTCGAATGGGAGATGTGGGAGACGCTTGGCCGGCTCTGGCCGCTGCTCCTGGTGGCCGTCGGGCTGGATGTGTTGGTGCTCTCGCGCCTCCGCCGCCAAGAGACCCACAGCGAAGAGATCCTTCTAGCGCCCGAAGGCGCGGCCAGCGCCCGCGTCAAGTTGGCGATGGGGATTGGCCGTATGCGCCTGCAGGCCGGCCAGTCTGACGGCGCCCTGGCCTCAGGCTCGGCCCAGATGGGGCCAGACGAAAGCCTGAAGCAGAGCGTTCGCCTGCACAGGAGCGAGGCGCGCGTCAAGATCGAGCAATCGATCCCCTGGCACTATTTCTTCACTGGCGGTTGGCTGGGCGAGCGCCACTGGCATCTCAACCTCAACCCGGCCCTGCCCATGCGCCTGGATATCGACGGCGGCCTGGGCGACCGCACCCTCGACCTGCGCTCGCTCAACCTCACGCGGCTGGAGGTGGACGGCGGCATCGGCGCCCTGACCCTGACACTGCCCGCTCAAGGCCAATTGCAGGCCGAAATCGAGGGCGGCATCGGCGACAAGACGGTCTTCATCCCGGCTGGCGTCGGCGCCCGGATTCAGATCGACTCCGGCTTGGGCAGTCGCCAGGTGCGCGGGGCCTTCAACCAGCAGGGCAATGTCTACGTCACCCCCGACGCCGCCACGGCCCCGAACCACCTTGACCTGAAGATCGACCACGGCCTCGGCTCGCTCACCATCGTGCAGATGGCGGCGGAACCTGCGGCCGCGATGCGATAG
- a CDS encoding DUF5668 domain-containing protein, whose product MKNERRGGLFGPLLLISAGLLFLLNNLGVVDWSIWRSLLSLWPIILIGLGLDLLIGRRSMIGSLLVAVLVLALLFGGGWYLVQQTAPSGAATSHTISQVLTGIDRAEIKIRAGAGDFRLGPAAGDGKLIEGGVSLRPNQRLDESFTTSGSQATYRLLIAGPNVTLTPNLSRNNAEQWDLDLSQEATLDLDLSVGVGEANVDLNRLELSRLAFHIGVGDAVLLLPEQGRFHAKVDGGIGKLVLRIPEGMAARIQADSGIGNMDVASEFQRQGSVYLTPGFETAENRVDIEVDIGIGSIVIESYRGS is encoded by the coding sequence ATGAAAAACGAACGACGCGGCGGGCTTTTCGGCCCCCTCCTTCTCATCAGCGCCGGCCTGCTTTTTCTGCTCAACAACCTGGGGGTGGTGGACTGGAGCATCTGGCGCAGCCTGCTCAGCCTCTGGCCCATCATCCTCATCGGCCTCGGCCTCGATCTCCTGATCGGGCGCCGGTCGATGATCGGCTCGCTGCTCGTGGCCGTCCTCGTGCTGGCCCTGCTCTTCGGCGGCGGCTGGTACCTGGTGCAGCAGACCGCTCCCTCTGGGGCCGCCACCAGCCACACGATCAGCCAAGTCCTGACCGGCATCGACCGGGCGGAGATCAAGATCCGGGCCGGGGCAGGCGATTTTCGACTTGGCCCGGCAGCCGGAGATGGCAAACTGATCGAGGGCGGCGTCAGCCTGCGTCCCAACCAGAGGTTGGATGAGTCCTTCACCACCTCCGGCAGCCAGGCGACCTACCGTCTGCTGATCGCCGGACCGAACGTGACCCTGACCCCCAATCTCAGCCGCAACAACGCCGAACAGTGGGATCTGGACCTGAGCCAGGAAGCAACGCTCGATCTCGATCTGAGTGTTGGCGTGGGCGAGGCGAATGTCGATCTGAACCGGCTCGAACTCAGCCGGCTGGCCTTCCACATCGGTGTGGGCGACGCCGTTCTCCTGCTGCCCGAACAGGGCCGGTTCCACGCCAAAGTGGATGGCGGCATCGGTAAGCTCGTACTTCGCATCCCCGAAGGGATGGCCGCCCGTATCCAGGCCGACAGCGGCATCGGCAACATGGATGTGGCCAGCGAATTCCAGCGCCAGGGCAGTGTCTATCTCACGCCCGGCTTCGAGACGGCCGAGAATCGCGTCGATATCGAAGTCGATATCGGCATCGGCAGCATCGTCATCGAATCCTACCGCGGTAGCTGA
- a CDS encoding PspC domain-containing protein gives MEHRLYRSRTNRMVSGVCGGLGEYLGLDPTWIRLAFLAFTLAGGAGILIYILMLIIVPENPNQVAAPTSLAVSDQQPGSEPGSGDAGSMLPEAERTRNAVLFGAIIIVAGAFLLLRNLGLGLFDWFDGDFLWPLLLIAGGGLLLWRYIRQE, from the coding sequence ATGGAACACCGTCTCTATCGTAGCCGCACCAATCGCATGGTAAGCGGCGTCTGCGGCGGGCTGGGCGAATATCTGGGCCTGGACCCGACCTGGATTCGCCTCGCCTTCCTCGCCTTCACCCTGGCAGGCGGCGCCGGCATCCTCATCTACATCCTCATGCTCATCATCGTCCCCGAGAATCCCAACCAGGTGGCCGCCCCCACCAGCCTGGCCGTTTCGGACCAGCAGCCGGGGTCAGAACCAGGGTCGGGCGACGCCGGTTCGATGCTGCCAGAGGCCGAACGCACGCGCAATGCCGTGCTCTTCGGCGCCATCATCATCGTCGCCGGCGCTTTCCTCTTGCTGCGCAACCTGGGCCTGGGCCTCTTCGACTGGTTCGATGGCGACTTCCTCTGGCCGCTGCTGCTCATCGCTGGCGGCGGGCTGCTACTCTGGCGTTACATTCGACAGGAGTGA
- a CDS encoding cadherin domain-containing protein encodes MSLWRGSIDDDSLTAAWQELAEQAAQQAAQNKPWLLKLLANQGAALAARYALWKDRLRRLRQGERRRLQRQLGVGLAGAALLLALSGAPTARAGGPIVADGATCTLAEAIVSANTDAAYGGCTTGYAGADTIDLQADVTLTAANNSTYGPTGLPVITTPITIAGNGHSISRSSISDFRILAVGSGGDLTLNSATVSSGVAMGSLPDGGGGGIFVTAGLLTLTNSTLSGNSAVVGGGIFARDATVAVSNSTLSGNSAGFGGGIYAESATVTVSNSTLSGNSASLGGGGIFAIYATVAVSNSPLSGNSAGDGGGGILARYATVTVANSTLSGNSAGWGGGIFAYFGTATIANSTLSGNSVTYLGGGVYARSATVAVSNSTLSGNSASDGGGIYAGYATVTVSNSTLSGNSASAGGGIYARYSTVMAQNSIFSGNSAKWGGGIYVQNSTATVANSTLSGNSVTYLGGGIYARSATVTVSNSTLSGNSASDGGGIYAYTATVTVSRSLVSGNTAASSGNEIYATSVALASSYNLFGHDGETNAQAFTNFIPSGTDITATSDGTTPTALAAILTTPLADNDSTILAGAPPGAVVQTLALPAGSPAIDAAPSADCVAPIFDFDQRGKTRNVDGNASASANECDIGAFELQTEVVPRIIVHKQTLPNYDPTEFQFKLRGPVGRDFSLADDEPHSTGQIPAGIYTLEEIMPSGWDPAIPLDQMTCDDGSPLSAIDLGSDETLVCRFLNYKRGNIIVKKATIPPVAAPSFAMRLIDNTSLAKTQFSLANGGQFDTGAITSVPTYKLLEPAATLPGGWKKKSIACDNGSPATTIVVPPGGTVTCTVTNENSAPTNILLSNVWVAENKPVGTVVGTLTASDAIAGDTHTFAFVDDGTSGASGNGSFKIVGNQLQTNAVFDYETKTSYNIKLKATDTAGQSKVKNFVIKVLDKPG; translated from the coding sequence ATGAGCCTTTGGCGAGGCAGTATCGACGACGACAGCCTGACTGCGGCCTGGCAGGAACTGGCCGAGCAGGCGGCGCAGCAAGCAGCACAGAACAAACCCTGGCTGCTAAAGCTGCTGGCAAATCAAGGCGCGGCCCTGGCCGCGCGCTACGCCCTTTGGAAAGACCGGCTGCGGCGGTTGCGACAGGGCGAACGCAGACGCTTGCAGCGCCAACTCGGCGTTGGCCTGGCCGGGGCGGCGCTGCTGCTGGCGCTCAGCGGCGCGCCCACGGCCCGCGCCGGCGGGCCGATCGTGGCCGATGGCGCCACCTGCACCCTGGCCGAGGCCATCGTTTCGGCCAATACCGACGCCGCCTATGGCGGCTGCACCACCGGCTACGCCGGGGCCGACACCATCGACCTGCAAGCGGATGTGACCCTGACGGCGGCGAACAACTCGACCTATGGCCCCACCGGGCTGCCGGTGATCACGACGCCGATCACGATCGCGGGCAACGGCCACAGCATCAGCCGCAGCAGCATCTCGGACTTCCGCATCCTGGCGGTGGGGAGCGGGGGCGACCTGACCCTGAACAGCGCCACAGTGAGCAGCGGGGTAGCCATGGGCAGTCTACCTGATGGAGGGGGCGGCGGCATCTTTGTCACGGCCGGGCTGCTGACGCTGACGAACAGCACCCTCTCCGGCAACTCGGCCGTCGTCGGCGGCGGCATCTTTGCCCGCGATGCCACGGTGGCGGTCTCGAACAGCACCCTCTCCGGCAACTCGGCCGGCTTCGGTGGTGGCATCTATGCCGAGTCCGCCACGGTGACGGTCTCGAACAGCACCCTCTCCGGCAACTCGGCCAGCTTGGGCGGCGGCGGCATCTTTGCCATCTACGCCACGGTGGCGGTCTCGAACAGCCCCCTCTCCGGCAACTCGGCCGGCGACGGCGGCGGCGGCATCCTTGCCCGCTACGCCACGGTGACGGTCGCGAACAGCACCCTCTCCGGCAACTCGGCCGGCTGGGGCGGCGGCATCTTTGCCTACTTCGGCACGGCGACGATTGCCAACAGCACCCTCTCCGGCAACTCGGTCACCTACCTCGGCGGTGGCGTCTATGCCCGCTCCGCCACGGTGGCGGTCTCGAACAGCACCCTCTCCGGCAACTCGGCCAGTGACGGCGGCGGCATCTATGCCGGCTACGCCACGGTGACAGTCTCGAACAGCACCCTCTCCGGCAACTCGGCCAGCGCTGGCGGCGGCATCTATGCCCGGTACTCCACGGTGATGGCGCAGAACAGCATTTTCTCTGGCAACTCGGCCAAGTGGGGCGGCGGCATCTATGTCCAGAACAGCACGGCGACGGTTGCGAACAGCACCCTCTCCGGCAACTCGGTCACCTACCTCGGCGGCGGCATCTATGCCCGCTCCGCCACGGTGACGGTCTCGAACAGCACCCTCTCCGGCAACTCGGCCAGCGATGGCGGCGGCATCTATGCCTACACCGCCACGGTGACGGTATCACGCAGCCTGGTCAGCGGCAACACGGCCGCTTCGTCAGGCAATGAAATATACGCAACTAGCGTCGCGCTCGCCTCTAGCTACAACCTCTTCGGGCATGACGGCGAGACCAATGCCCAGGCCTTTACCAATTTCATCCCCTCCGGCACGGACATCACCGCCACCTCGGATGGAACCACCCCCACCGCCCTGGCCGCCATCCTGACCACGCCCCTGGCCGACAACGACAGCACCATTCTCGCCGGCGCCCCGCCGGGCGCGGTCGTCCAGACGCTCGCCCTCCCCGCCGGCAGCCCCGCCATCGACGCTGCGCCCTCCGCCGACTGTGTCGCTCCCATCTTCGACTTCGACCAGCGCGGCAAGACCCGCAACGTCGATGGCAACGCCAGCGCTTCTGCCAACGAGTGCGACATCGGCGCTTTCGAACTGCAAACCGAAGTCGTCCCCCGCATCATCGTCCACAAGCAAACGCTGCCCAACTACGACCCCACCGAGTTCCAGTTCAAGCTGCGGGGGCCGGTGGGCCGCGACTTCAGCCTGGCCGACGACGAACCGCACAGCACCGGCCAGATTCCCGCCGGCATCTACACCCTGGAAGAGATCATGCCGTCTGGTTGGGACCCCGCCATCCCTCTCGACCAGATGACCTGCGACGATGGCAGTCCGCTTTCGGCCATCGACCTGGGGTCAGATGAGACGCTGGTGTGCCGCTTCCTCAACTACAAGCGGGGGAACATCATCGTCAAGAAGGCGACGATCCCGCCCGTCGCCGCCCCCAGCTTCGCCATGCGGCTGATCGACAACACCAGCCTGGCCAAGACCCAGTTCTCGCTGGCCAACGGCGGGCAGTTCGACACCGGCGCCATCACTTCTGTCCCCACCTACAAGCTGTTGGAGCCGGCGGCGACGCTGCCGGGCGGGTGGAAGAAGAAGAGCATCGCCTGCGACAACGGCTCGCCGGCCACGACCATCGTCGTGCCGCCGGGCGGAACCGTGACCTGCACGGTGACGAACGAGAACAGTGCGCCGACGAACATCCTGCTGTCGAACGTCTGGGTGGCGGAGAACAAGCCTGTGGGGACGGTGGTGGGGACGCTGACTGCCAGCGATGCGATTGCCGGCGACACGCACACCTTCGCTTTCGTCGATGATGGCACGTCAGGGGCGAGCGGGAATGGCAGCTTCAAGATCGTGGGCAATCAGTTGCAGACGAATGCGGTCTTCGACTACGAGACGAAGACGAGCTACAACATCAAGCTGAAGGCGACAGACACGGCGGGGCAGAGCAAGGTGAAGAACTTCGTGATCAAGGTGTTGGATAAGCCGGGGTAA